From Kineosporia succinea, the proteins below share one genomic window:
- the treZ gene encoding malto-oligosyltrehalose trehalohydrolase: MHEFTLWAPAATRVMLHLPGLDRREPMRLVADPALGQEPTPDTDGWWHVSVAEAGHGTDYAFALDGGDLRPDPRSPWQPEGVHGPSRVFDASLHPWSDGSWSGVDARGAVFYELHIGTFTPEGTLDAAIARLGHLVELGVQMVELLPVAEFSGVRGWGYDGVDLYAVHHSYGGPEALQRFVDAAHAAGLGVCLDAVYNHLGPDGNYLREFGPYFTDAHTTPWGEAVNLDDDGSTGVRSWILDNATRWFRDFHIDCLRLDAVHALVDSSPRHILAELSDAVDDLSASLGRPLGLIAESDLNDPFMVEGTAEGGRGMTGQWDDDVHHALHAFFTGETQGYYVDFGTASVLARVLKEGFRHAGDYSTFRGKHWGKPISADRHRGHQFVVATQNHDQVGNRATGDRPSSTVSSGRLAGSAALMLTSVYTPMLFMGEEWGALTPWQFFTAFESPELADAVRKGRRAEFGSHGWAPEEVPDPQAVSTRDASVLDWSEIDRVDGELDHAALLRWYRDLIALRRSSPDLLDDSFDAVSVTHGETWVAMRHGSFTTVVNIGPSAVTVDVPAGSVARLTWGSFEVADQLLLQPDSVVVLQA; the protein is encoded by the coding sequence GTGCACGAGTTCACCCTGTGGGCGCCCGCCGCCACTCGCGTCATGCTGCACCTCCCCGGCCTCGACCGCCGTGAGCCGATGAGGCTCGTCGCGGACCCGGCCCTGGGGCAGGAACCGACCCCCGACACCGACGGCTGGTGGCACGTGTCGGTGGCCGAAGCCGGGCACGGCACGGACTACGCGTTCGCGCTCGACGGCGGCGACCTGCGTCCCGACCCGCGCAGCCCCTGGCAGCCAGAGGGGGTGCACGGGCCCAGCCGGGTGTTCGACGCCTCGCTCCACCCCTGGTCGGACGGCTCGTGGAGCGGTGTCGACGCCCGGGGCGCGGTGTTCTATGAACTGCACATCGGCACGTTCACGCCCGAGGGCACGCTCGACGCCGCGATCGCCCGGCTCGGCCACCTGGTCGAGCTCGGGGTGCAGATGGTCGAGCTGCTGCCGGTCGCCGAGTTCTCCGGGGTGCGGGGCTGGGGCTACGACGGGGTCGACCTCTACGCGGTGCACCACTCGTACGGCGGGCCGGAGGCGCTGCAGCGGTTCGTCGACGCGGCCCATGCGGCCGGCCTCGGGGTCTGCCTCGACGCCGTCTACAACCACCTCGGCCCGGACGGCAACTACCTGCGCGAGTTCGGCCCGTACTTCACCGACGCGCACACCACGCCCTGGGGCGAGGCGGTCAATCTCGACGACGACGGCTCGACCGGCGTGCGGTCGTGGATCCTCGACAACGCCACGCGCTGGTTCCGGGACTTCCACATCGACTGCCTGCGGCTCGACGCGGTGCACGCGCTGGTCGACTCCTCGCCGCGGCACATCCTGGCCGAGCTGTCCGACGCGGTCGACGACCTGTCGGCCTCGCTCGGCCGTCCGCTGGGGCTGATCGCCGAGAGCGACCTGAACGACCCGTTCATGGTCGAGGGCACCGCCGAGGGCGGCCGCGGCATGACCGGCCAGTGGGACGACGACGTCCACCACGCGCTGCACGCGTTCTTCACCGGTGAGACGCAGGGCTACTACGTCGACTTCGGCACCGCGTCGGTGCTGGCCCGGGTGCTGAAGGAGGGGTTCCGGCACGCCGGCGACTACTCCACCTTCCGCGGGAAGCACTGGGGCAAGCCGATTTCCGCCGATCGCCACCGGGGTCACCAGTTCGTGGTGGCCACCCAGAACCACGACCAGGTGGGCAACCGGGCCACCGGTGACCGCCCCTCGTCCACGGTGTCCTCCGGCCGCCTGGCCGGCTCGGCCGCACTCATGCTGACCAGCGTCTACACGCCCATGCTGTTCATGGGTGAGGAGTGGGGCGCGCTCACGCCCTGGCAGTTCTTCACGGCCTTCGAGAGTCCCGAGCTCGCGGACGCGGTGCGCAAGGGACGGCGCGCGGAGTTCGGCTCCCACGGGTGGGCACCGGAGGAGGTCCCCGACCCCCAGGCGGTGTCCACGCGAGACGCGTCGGTGCTGGACTGGTCCGAGATCGACCGGGTGGACGGGGAACTCGACCACGCGGCGCTGCTGCGCTGGTACCGCGACCTGATCGCGCTGCGGCGCTCGTCGCCCGACCTGCTCGACGACTCGTTCGACGCGGTGTCGGTGACGCACGGCGAGACCTGGGTGGCGATGCGGCACGGCTCGTTCACGACGGTGGTGAACATCGGGCCCTCGGCGGTGACGGTGGACGTCCCGGCCGGGTCGGTGGCCCGGCTCACCTGGGGTTCGTTCGAGGTCGCGGACCAGCTTCTGCTGCAGCCCGACTCCGTGGTGGTGCTGCAGGCTTGA
- a CDS encoding SDR family NAD(P)-dependent oxidoreductase: MPTALITGPTSGLGAAFARRLARDSYHLVLVARDAERLERLREELHDVEVIVADLADPEQRQRVIDRLLEEDRPVDLLVNNAGIGTRGLFWDLSSEDLHHQLELNVTAVMDLTRAALPNMRRRGAGGIINVASVAGLIPGRGTTYTASKAWVISLTEGLAHAMAGTGVRLLALCPGFVRTEFHARAAIDMSRAPGFVWLEADHVVDQALRDLRRDVVVSVPSLRYRAVVVAAKLLPRSLVRRVAARTRS; this comes from the coding sequence ATGCCCACCGCGCTCATCACCGGCCCCACCTCCGGACTCGGGGCCGCGTTCGCCCGGCGCCTGGCCCGCGACAGCTACCACCTCGTGCTCGTGGCCCGCGACGCCGAACGTCTGGAACGGCTGCGCGAGGAGCTGCACGACGTCGAGGTCATCGTCGCCGATCTGGCCGATCCGGAGCAGCGGCAGCGGGTGATCGACCGTCTGCTCGAGGAGGACCGGCCGGTCGACCTGCTCGTCAACAACGCCGGGATCGGGACCCGGGGCCTGTTCTGGGACCTGTCCTCCGAAGACCTGCACCACCAGCTCGAGCTGAACGTGACCGCGGTGATGGACCTGACCCGTGCGGCCCTGCCGAACATGCGGCGGCGCGGCGCGGGCGGCATCATCAACGTGGCCAGCGTGGCCGGACTGATCCCGGGCCGCGGCACCACCTACACCGCGAGCAAGGCGTGGGTCATCTCGCTGACCGAGGGCCTCGCGCACGCGATGGCCGGAACCGGGGTGCGGTTGCTCGCGCTGTGCCCGGGCTTCGTGCGCACCGAGTTCCACGCGCGCGCCGCGATCGACATGTCGCGGGCGCCCGGTTTCGTGTGGCTCGAGGCCGACCACGTGGTGGACCAGGCCCTTCGGGACCTGCGCAGGGACGTGGTGGTCTCGGTCCCGAGTCTGCGCTACCGGGCGGTGGTCGTCGCGGCGAAACTGCTGCCGCGTTCCCTGGTGCGTCGGGTGGCGGCCCGTACCCGCAGCTGA
- the treY gene encoding malto-oligosyltrehalose synthase, which yields MPAPVSTYRFQVRDSFGFADVGARAAYLDRLGVTHAYLSPILRATPGSGHGYDVVAHDELSEDAGGRPAFDAMVASLRASGLRVIADVVPNHMAVPTPARLNAPYWSLLQHGPESEYANWFDVNWAPGRIIVPVLGDRLPLVLGDISVADGVVKYFDHEFPIRPGTENLPLEELLAAQWYRLASWRTSDEELNYRRFFDVTTLIAVRVEDRAVFDATHALIASLVKDGSLDGLRIDHPDGLADPRGYLRDLAAATDGTWVVVEKILEGDETLPEDWPCAGTTGYDALNRIGGLFVDPAGAAPLSDLLTEFTHDERTLDEIVEVSKRRIIDSSLNTEVRRLTDLLCDLRDANPAYADFTRRALHGAVVELLVAMDRYRAYVVPGSAAPAEAVAVLERAGSVASSRLPHEHLPALDLVMDLLLDGVAAGSDPVRAELVTRFQQTCGPVMAKGIEDTTFYRYHRLLALNEVGGEPGHFGVGPDEFHAFAARLARDWPTTMTTLSTHDTKRSEDARARLAPLSEIPAEWAAEVTHWRELAAKHHCPDPSTEYLFWQTLLAVPDITAERLTGYLSKATREAKEQTTWTSPNEEFDQALESFARGVLADDDVMGAVRAFSDRLAPAVRAAVLGQKLVQLTMPGVPDVYQGTEIVEASLVDPDNRRPVDFAYRERLLDVVESGSLANLGGRELEDAEKLLVTRAALRLRREHPEWFTQGAYAPLPTSSSHALAFGRGENVVTVATRLPLTLESHGGWGASVVVLPEGTWTDQLTGKTVPGGPVGLAGLLGDFPVALLVRA from the coding sequence GTGCCCGCTCCTGTCAGCACCTACCGTTTTCAGGTCCGGGACTCGTTCGGCTTCGCCGACGTCGGGGCCCGGGCCGCCTATCTGGACCGGCTCGGGGTCACGCACGCGTACCTGTCGCCGATCCTGCGGGCGACGCCCGGCTCGGGCCACGGCTACGACGTGGTCGCGCACGACGAGCTGAGTGAGGACGCGGGTGGGCGCCCGGCTTTCGACGCGATGGTCGCGTCGTTGCGGGCGTCCGGGCTACGCGTGATCGCCGACGTGGTGCCGAACCACATGGCCGTGCCCACGCCGGCCCGGCTGAACGCGCCGTACTGGTCGCTGCTGCAGCACGGCCCGGAGTCGGAGTACGCGAACTGGTTCGACGTGAACTGGGCGCCGGGGCGCATCATCGTGCCGGTGCTGGGCGACCGGCTGCCGCTCGTGCTGGGCGACATCTCGGTGGCCGACGGCGTGGTGAAGTACTTCGACCACGAGTTCCCGATCCGCCCGGGCACCGAGAACCTGCCGCTGGAAGAGCTTCTCGCGGCGCAGTGGTACCGGCTGGCCTCCTGGCGCACGTCCGACGAGGAGCTCAACTACCGCCGCTTCTTCGACGTCACCACGCTGATCGCGGTGCGCGTCGAAGACCGCGCGGTGTTCGACGCCACCCACGCGCTCATCGCCTCGCTGGTCAAGGACGGCTCGCTGGACGGCCTGCGCATCGACCACCCCGACGGCCTGGCCGATCCCCGCGGCTACCTGCGCGACCTGGCCGCCGCCACCGACGGCACCTGGGTCGTGGTCGAGAAGATCCTCGAGGGCGACGAGACCCTGCCCGAGGACTGGCCGTGCGCGGGCACCACCGGCTACGACGCGCTCAACCGGATCGGTGGCCTGTTCGTCGACCCGGCCGGCGCCGCGCCGCTGTCCGACCTGCTCACCGAGTTCACGCACGACGAGCGCACTCTCGACGAGATCGTGGAGGTCTCGAAGCGGCGCATCATCGACTCCAGCCTGAACACCGAGGTACGGCGGCTGACCGACCTGCTCTGCGACCTGCGCGACGCGAACCCGGCCTACGCCGACTTCACCCGCCGGGCCCTGCACGGCGCCGTGGTCGAGCTGCTGGTGGCGATGGACCGGTACCGCGCCTACGTGGTGCCCGGTTCGGCCGCTCCCGCCGAGGCCGTGGCCGTGCTGGAACGTGCCGGTTCGGTGGCCTCCTCGCGCCTGCCGCACGAGCACCTGCCCGCCCTCGACCTGGTGATGGACCTGCTGCTCGACGGCGTCGCGGCGGGTTCCGACCCGGTGCGGGCCGAGCTGGTCACCCGGTTCCAGCAGACCTGCGGCCCGGTGATGGCCAAGGGCATCGAGGACACCACGTTCTACCGTTACCACCGGCTGCTCGCACTGAACGAGGTGGGCGGCGAACCGGGGCATTTCGGGGTCGGGCCGGACGAGTTCCACGCCTTCGCCGCGCGTCTGGCGCGCGACTGGCCGACCACGATGACGACCCTCTCCACGCACGACACGAAGCGTTCCGAGGACGCCCGGGCCCGGCTGGCCCCACTCAGCGAGATCCCGGCCGAGTGGGCGGCCGAGGTCACGCACTGGCGGGAACTCGCGGCGAAGCACCACTGCCCCGATCCCTCCACCGAGTACCTGTTCTGGCAGACGCTTCTCGCGGTGCCGGACATCACCGCCGAGCGGCTGACCGGCTACCTGTCCAAGGCCACCCGTGAGGCCAAGGAACAGACCACCTGGACCAGCCCGAACGAGGAGTTCGACCAGGCGCTGGAGTCGTTCGCCCGCGGGGTGCTGGCCGACGACGACGTGATGGGCGCGGTCAGGGCCTTCAGCGACCGCCTGGCCCCGGCCGTGCGCGCCGCGGTCCTCGGCCAGAAGCTCGTGCAGCTGACCATGCCGGGCGTGCCCGACGTGTACCAGGGCACCGAGATCGTCGAGGCGTCGCTGGTCGACCCGGACAACCGGCGCCCCGTCGACTTCGCCTACCGGGAGCGGCTTCTCGACGTGGTCGAGTCGGGCTCCCTGGCGAACCTGGGCGGCCGGGAACTCGAGGACGCGGAGAAGCTGCTGGTCACCCGGGCCGCCCTGCGCCTGCGGCGGGAACACCCGGAGTGGTTCACGCAGGGCGCCTACGCCCCCCTGCCCACCTCGTCGTCGCACGCCCTGGCGTTCGGGCGGGGCGAGAACGTCGTGACGGTCGCGACCCGTCTGCCCCTGACGCTCGAGTCGCACGGCGGCTGGGGTGCGTCGGTGGTGGTGCTGCCGGAGGGAACCTGGACGGATCAGCTCACCGGGAAGACGGTTCCGGGCGGCCCGGTGGGCCTGGCCGGTCTGCTGGGCGACTTCCCGGTGGCCCTGCTGGTGCGTGCCTGA
- a CDS encoding class II fructose-bisphosphate aldolase, which translates to MSTVLEDAKAAGRGVGAFNVILLEHAEAIVAGAEAAGLPVILQISENCVSYHGALEPILAGTLAVARNAKVPAVVHLDHAESEDLVRQAVGLGVHSVMFDASHDEYDDNVRRTAAMVEFCHAAGVHVEAELGEVGGKDGVHAPGARTDPADARAFVAATGVDSLAVAVGSSHAMTERTARLDLDLITALAGSVEVPLVLHGSSGVSDEQLTGAVRAGLVKVNISTHLNGLFTRAVREKLAADEKLVDPRTYVALARQAVADEVERLLGLLGRG; encoded by the coding sequence ATGAGCACGGTGCTGGAAGACGCCAAGGCCGCCGGCCGGGGTGTCGGCGCGTTCAACGTGATCCTGCTGGAGCACGCCGAGGCGATCGTGGCCGGGGCGGAGGCGGCCGGGCTGCCGGTGATCCTCCAGATCAGCGAGAACTGCGTCAGCTATCACGGTGCGCTGGAACCGATCCTGGCCGGCACTCTGGCCGTGGCGAGGAACGCGAAGGTGCCGGCGGTGGTGCACCTCGACCACGCCGAGAGTGAAGACCTGGTGCGGCAGGCGGTCGGGCTCGGCGTGCACAGCGTCATGTTCGACGCCTCGCACGACGAGTACGACGACAACGTGCGCCGCACCGCCGCGATGGTCGAGTTCTGCCACGCCGCGGGCGTTCACGTGGAGGCCGAGCTCGGTGAGGTCGGCGGGAAGGACGGGGTGCACGCCCCGGGCGCCCGCACCGACCCGGCCGACGCCCGGGCATTCGTCGCCGCGACCGGCGTCGACAGCCTGGCCGTGGCGGTGGGCAGCTCGCACGCCATGACCGAGCGCACGGCCCGGCTCGACCTCGACCTGATCACCGCCCTGGCGGGCAGTGTCGAGGTGCCTCTGGTGCTGCACGGCTCGTCCGGGGTCTCCGACGAGCAGCTGACCGGCGCGGTGCGGGCCGGCCTGGTGAAGGTGAACATCTCGACGCACCTGAACGGGCTGTTCACCCGGGCCGTCCGGGAGAAGCTCGCGGCCGACGAGAAGCTCGTCGACCCGCGCACGTACGTGGCCCTGGCCCGGCAGGCCGTGGCCGACGAGGTCGAGCGCCTGCTGGGCCTACTCGGGCGCGGGTAA
- a CDS encoding PPK2 family polyphosphate kinase yields the protein MAKKKREDDVTGLLRVGAGFELAGVDPSGTPGFPGSRDEGEAALAAGATRLSELQERLFAAGFSGSSDRRVLLVIQGMDTSGKGGIVRHVVGAVDPQGVRHTAFKSPTAQELAHDFLWRVRTRVPGAGQIGVFDRSHYEDVLIVRVHDLVPAAEWETRYDAINAFEAELAAQGTAIVKVMLHISPAEQLRRLEKRLYRPDKYWKYAVSDLDEHAYWDAYQEAYQAALTRCSTPKAPWFVVPADRKWYARWAVQSLLIEALAGLDPQWPPARFDVEAERARLKALLGG from the coding sequence ATGGCGAAGAAGAAGCGTGAGGACGACGTGACCGGCCTTCTGCGGGTGGGTGCGGGTTTCGAGCTGGCCGGGGTGGATCCGTCCGGCACGCCCGGGTTCCCCGGCTCGCGCGACGAGGGTGAGGCGGCGCTGGCGGCGGGGGCCACGCGGCTGTCCGAGCTCCAGGAGCGCCTGTTCGCAGCCGGTTTCAGCGGCAGCAGCGACCGCCGGGTTCTGCTGGTCATCCAGGGCATGGACACGTCCGGCAAGGGTGGCATCGTGCGGCACGTGGTCGGCGCGGTCGATCCGCAGGGCGTGCGGCACACGGCGTTCAAGTCGCCGACCGCGCAGGAGCTGGCGCACGACTTCCTCTGGCGGGTGCGGACCCGGGTGCCCGGGGCCGGGCAGATCGGCGTCTTCGACCGCTCGCACTACGAGGACGTGCTGATCGTGCGGGTCCACGACCTGGTGCCCGCCGCGGAGTGGGAGACCCGCTACGACGCGATCAACGCGTTCGAGGCCGAGCTGGCGGCCCAGGGCACGGCCATCGTCAAGGTGATGCTGCACATCTCGCCGGCCGAGCAGCTGCGCCGCCTCGAGAAGCGACTGTACCGGCCCGACAAGTACTGGAAGTACGCGGTTTCCGATCTCGACGAGCACGCCTACTGGGACGCGTACCAGGAGGCGTACCAGGCCGCGCTCACCCGCTGCTCGACGCCGAAGGCGCCCTGGTTCGTGGTGCCCGCCGACCGTAAGTGGTACGCCCGCTGGGCGGTTCAGAGCCTGCTGATCGAGGCGCTGGCCGGTCTCGACCCGCAGTGGCCGCCGGCCCGGTTCGACGTGGAGGCCGAGCGGGCGCGGCTGAAGGCCCTTCTCGGTGGCTGA
- the glgX gene encoding glycogen debranching protein GlgX — MEIWPGHPYPLGATYDGAGTNFALFSEVAEAVELCLIDDAGAQTRVELQEVDGFVWHGYLPSVGPGQRYGYRVHGPFDPDHGHRANPSKLLLDPYAKAIEGQIDGDESLFSYRFDDNVDGEGPLNTDDSLGHTMLSIVVNPYFDWGSDRPPRREYHETVIYEAHVKGLTMTHPGVPEDVRGTYAAIAHPAIIDHLVDLGVTAIELMPVHQFVQDTTLIAKGLSNYWGYNTIGFFAPHNAYSASGQRGQQVQEFKMMVKALHEAGIEVILDVVYNHTAEGNHLGPTICFRGLDNTAYYRLVDSDKSHYYDTTGTGNSLLMRSPHVLQLIMDSLRYWVLDMHVDGFRFDLAATLARQFHEVDRLSAFFDVVQQDPVISQTKLIAEPWDVGDGGYQVGNFPPLWTEWNGKYRDTVRDFWRSEPSTLGEFASRLTGSSDLYQDDGRHPIASINFVTAHDGFTLRDLVSYNDKHNDANGEGGADGESHNRSWNCGVEGETNDEHVIALRARQQRNFILTMMLSQGVPMLAHGDEFGRTQNGNNNVYCQDNELAWIDWKMAGPDNDLLNFTRRAVQLRQGHPVFRRRRFFNGAASRGGQSEVGDIAWFTPAGQPMADDDWHQSYARAVATFLNGERIMAPDKRGRKIVDDSFLILFNAHYEDLQFTVPPAEYGQWWTVLLDTAVDDLTAEDGGDAYAPGELVHVVARSVVVLKRPTIDANTPPHQMATSRRGSGGGGNTVSANTEQTAGFGQRPIDMVPRAAPRLTPTPAPRVGR, encoded by the coding sequence ATGGAGATCTGGCCAGGCCATCCCTACCCGCTCGGGGCCACGTACGACGGCGCCGGCACGAACTTCGCGTTGTTCAGCGAGGTCGCCGAGGCGGTGGAGCTCTGCCTGATCGACGACGCCGGGGCGCAGACCCGGGTCGAGCTGCAGGAGGTCGACGGGTTCGTCTGGCACGGCTACCTGCCCAGCGTGGGGCCGGGCCAGCGCTACGGCTACCGCGTGCACGGCCCGTTCGACCCCGACCACGGGCACCGCGCCAACCCGTCCAAGCTCCTGCTCGACCCGTACGCCAAGGCGATCGAGGGCCAGATCGACGGTGACGAGTCGCTGTTCTCCTACCGGTTCGACGACAACGTCGACGGTGAGGGCCCCCTCAACACCGACGACAGCCTCGGCCACACGATGCTCTCGATCGTGGTCAACCCGTACTTCGACTGGGGCAGCGACCGCCCACCGCGCCGCGAGTACCACGAGACCGTGATCTACGAGGCACACGTCAAGGGCCTGACCATGACGCACCCGGGCGTGCCCGAGGATGTCCGCGGCACCTACGCCGCGATCGCCCACCCGGCGATCATCGACCACCTGGTCGACCTGGGCGTCACCGCGATCGAGCTGATGCCGGTGCACCAGTTCGTGCAGGACACCACGCTCATCGCCAAGGGCCTGTCGAACTACTGGGGCTACAACACCATCGGCTTCTTCGCCCCCCACAACGCGTACTCCGCCAGCGGCCAGCGCGGCCAGCAGGTGCAGGAGTTCAAGATGATGGTGAAGGCGCTGCACGAGGCCGGTATCGAGGTCATCCTCGACGTCGTCTACAACCACACCGCCGAGGGCAACCACCTCGGGCCCACGATCTGCTTCCGCGGCCTCGACAACACCGCCTACTACCGGCTCGTGGACAGCGACAAGTCGCACTACTACGACACCACCGGCACCGGTAACAGCCTGCTCATGCGCAGTCCGCACGTGCTGCAGCTGATCATGGACTCGCTGCGCTACTGGGTGCTCGACATGCACGTCGACGGCTTCCGCTTCGACCTGGCCGCCACCCTGGCCCGGCAGTTCCACGAGGTCGACCGGCTCAGCGCCTTCTTCGACGTGGTGCAGCAGGACCCGGTGATCTCGCAGACCAAGCTGATCGCCGAGCCCTGGGACGTCGGCGACGGCGGCTACCAGGTCGGTAACTTCCCGCCGCTGTGGACCGAGTGGAACGGCAAGTACCGCGACACCGTGCGCGACTTCTGGCGCAGCGAGCCCTCGACACTGGGCGAGTTCGCCTCCCGCCTGACCGGCTCCAGCGACCTGTACCAGGACGACGGCCGGCACCCGATCGCGAGCATCAACTTCGTCACCGCGCACGACGGCTTCACCCTGCGGGACCTGGTGTCGTACAACGACAAGCACAACGACGCCAACGGCGAGGGCGGCGCGGACGGCGAGAGCCACAACCGCTCCTGGAACTGCGGGGTGGAGGGCGAGACCAACGACGAGCACGTGATCGCGCTGCGCGCCCGCCAGCAGCGCAACTTCATCCTGACGATGATGCTGTCGCAGGGCGTGCCGATGCTGGCCCACGGCGACGAGTTCGGCCGCACCCAGAACGGCAACAACAACGTCTACTGCCAGGACAACGAACTGGCCTGGATCGACTGGAAGATGGCCGGTCCCGACAACGACCTGCTGAACTTCACCCGGCGCGCGGTGCAGCTGCGCCAGGGCCACCCGGTGTTCCGGCGCCGCCGGTTCTTCAACGGCGCGGCCTCGCGCGGTGGTCAGAGCGAGGTCGGCGACATCGCCTGGTTCACCCCGGCCGGGCAGCCGATGGCCGACGACGACTGGCACCAGAGCTACGCCCGGGCGGTCGCGACCTTCCTCAACGGCGAGCGGATCATGGCGCCCGACAAGCGCGGCCGCAAGATCGTCGACGACTCGTTCCTCATCCTCTTCAACGCGCACTACGAGGACCTGCAGTTCACCGTGCCCCCGGCCGAGTACGGCCAGTGGTGGACGGTTCTGCTCGACACCGCGGTCGACGACCTCACCGCCGAGGACGGCGGCGACGCCTACGCGCCGGGTGAGCTCGTGCACGTGGTCGCCCGCTCGGTGGTGGTGCTGAAGCGCCCCACGATCGACGCGAACACGCCGCCGCACCAGATGGCCACCTCGAGGCGCGGTTCCGGCGGGGGCGGGAATACTGTGTCGGCGAACACCGAGCAGACCGCCGGGTTCGGGCAGCGACCGATCGACATGGTTCCCCGCGCAGCGCCGCGCCTGACGCCGACCCCGGCTCCCCGCGTAGGAAGGTAA